The following are from one region of the bacterium HR11 genome:
- the lpxD gene encoding UDP-3-O-acylglucosamine N-acyltransferase encodes MVSHPPPWTADELAQAAGAAVVGDPGRTFFDVAEPATAAPEHLTVLLDPRHRDAVAVTQAGVVVAAPGAEAVRPDATWVLHPDPVAVLWVLAEWLGLAPVRQGLHPTAQVDPAAEVHPTAWVGPFCYVGPGVRIHEGAQLMGHCVLYGDAEVGPESVLHAGVVVYPRVRVGRRVIVHAGAVLGGDGFRFIPHPERPVKVPQLGRVVIEDDVEIGANTCVDRAFLGETRIGAGTKIDNLVQVAHNVSIGRACLIAAQAGIAGSSRIGHRVWMGGQAGVPDHVTVGDDVRLAAQTGITGNVPPGKVMAGSPAVERALWLRIHAFLRELPRWLEKFRRWDRMWGE; translated from the coding sequence ATGGTGTCCCATCCGCCGCCGTGGACAGCCGATGAGTTGGCCCAAGCCGCAGGTGCCGCCGTCGTCGGGGACCCGGGCCGGACATTTTTCGACGTGGCCGAACCAGCGACGGCGGCGCCTGAACACCTGACGGTCCTGTTGGACCCACGACACCGGGACGCCGTCGCCGTCACGCAGGCCGGCGTCGTCGTCGCCGCCCCGGGGGCCGAGGCCGTCCGACCGGACGCGACGTGGGTCCTGCATCCGGACCCCGTCGCCGTCCTGTGGGTCCTGGCCGAGTGGCTGGGGCTGGCGCCGGTCCGGCAGGGCCTTCACCCGACGGCGCAGGTCGACCCGGCGGCCGAGGTTCATCCGACGGCCTGGGTCGGGCCTTTTTGCTACGTGGGTCCCGGCGTGCGGATTCACGAAGGCGCTCAGTTGATGGGTCACTGCGTCCTTTACGGGGATGCCGAGGTCGGGCCTGAAAGCGTCCTCCATGCGGGCGTCGTCGTCTATCCCCGGGTCCGAGTCGGGCGGCGGGTCATCGTGCACGCCGGGGCGGTCCTGGGCGGGGACGGCTTTCGGTTCATTCCCCATCCGGAGCGACCCGTCAAGGTGCCCCAACTCGGGCGGGTCGTCATCGAGGACGACGTGGAGATCGGGGCGAATACGTGTGTCGACCGGGCCTTCCTGGGCGAGACCCGCATCGGGGCCGGTACCAAGATCGACAACCTCGTGCAGGTCGCCCACAATGTGTCCATCGGGCGGGCCTGCCTGATTGCGGCCCAGGCGGGCATCGCCGGGAGCTCCCGTATCGGCCATCGGGTCTGGATGGGCGGGCAGGCCGGCGTACCGGACCATGTAACCGTCGGGGACGACGTCCGGCTGGCGGCTCAGACGGGCATCACGGGGAACGTGCCGCCCGGCAAGGTCATGGCCGGTTCCCCGGCCGTCGAGCGGGCCCTGTGGCTTCGGATTCATGCCTTTCTGCGGGAACTTCCCCGGTGGCTGGAGAAGTTCCGCCGGTGGGACCGGATGTGGGGGGAGTAG
- the ppiD gene encoding Peptidyl-prolyl cis-trans isomerase D — MVLQHMRRNIHRYKWVLWVVILSFIPLFGYYYTASRHEAQTAEEVVLRLDGRPITRLEVLREMEALTSVFRPTSPEQRRIILQMAKDRVIETHLWRALADRLGVQVTPDEVQAQIRQSLEMLAQQLRMQNPKLTDRELQAQVQAVFEDFLRRQGFVQYADYERAVAEQLRIQKLQNLLSGPVTVSRDEVEQAYRQQYVTARIAYVEVPLSRYKDPTPTEKDLEPFYQVHADRYRVPERRKAGYLRVDADAFLTDVFVDQTAIEKYYADHKDQFMEPERVHARHVLVSTQKRSEDEARQRAETVRARLKAGEDFAKVAREYSDDPGTREKGGDLGWFERGRMVPEFEQAAFSLAVGQVSEPIRTAYGFHIIQVLEKRPPRVRPLSEVREEIRRSLARPEAIRRARAFAEELARQVQTEKGVSLARRAQPPKAVYVETDFFAPNELRADVPAPIRDTVFSLRTPGEVRGPVALGEGTYAIVQWTGTLPPTLPPLTEVRDRVAADWKEAQKMALARKEAEELYQRALSENGDLKKAAEGAALEVKEAGPFPEAGPVGELGQASDLVRAVFQAQADTVLPPIEVPHRGVVVAKVLERKAFDPKDFEARYHQVRAQVLQQKRQALLFSVLEALKANARVETLKDARGRDRLESLM; from the coding sequence ATGGTCCTCCAGCACATGCGTCGGAACATCCACCGCTACAAGTGGGTCCTTTGGGTCGTCATCCTGTCCTTCATTCCCCTCTTCGGCTACTACTACACCGCCAGCCGCCACGAGGCCCAGACGGCTGAAGAGGTCGTCCTCCGCCTCGACGGTCGCCCCATCACCCGTCTGGAAGTCTTACGGGAAATGGAGGCCCTCACGTCGGTGTTCCGACCGACTTCACCCGAACAACGGCGAATCATTTTACAGATGGCCAAGGACCGGGTCATCGAGACGCACCTGTGGCGAGCCCTGGCCGACCGGCTCGGCGTGCAGGTGACGCCCGACGAGGTCCAGGCCCAGATTCGCCAGTCCCTGGAGATGCTGGCCCAGCAACTCCGTATGCAGAACCCCAAGCTCACCGACCGGGAGCTCCAGGCTCAGGTCCAGGCGGTCTTTGAGGACTTCCTGCGGCGGCAGGGGTTCGTCCAGTACGCCGATTACGAGCGGGCCGTCGCCGAGCAGTTGCGCATCCAGAAGCTACAAAACCTCCTGAGCGGCCCCGTCACCGTGAGTCGGGACGAGGTCGAGCAGGCTTACCGCCAGCAGTACGTGACGGCCCGCATCGCCTACGTCGAGGTCCCCCTTTCCCGTTACAAGGACCCGACGCCGACGGAGAAGGACCTCGAGCCGTTCTACCAGGTTCATGCCGACCGCTATCGGGTCCCGGAGCGGCGAAAGGCCGGCTACCTGCGGGTCGACGCCGACGCCTTCCTGACCGACGTATTCGTCGATCAGACCGCCATCGAGAAGTACTATGCCGACCACAAAGACCAGTTTATGGAGCCCGAAAGGGTCCACGCCCGCCACGTCCTCGTCTCGACCCAGAAGCGGTCCGAGGACGAGGCCCGCCAGCGGGCCGAGACGGTCCGGGCCCGCCTGAAGGCCGGGGAGGACTTCGCGAAGGTCGCCCGGGAATACTCCGACGACCCGGGGACCCGGGAGAAGGGCGGCGACCTCGGGTGGTTCGAGCGGGGCCGGATGGTGCCCGAATTCGAGCAGGCCGCCTTCTCGCTGGCCGTCGGGCAGGTCAGCGAGCCCATCCGGACGGCCTACGGCTTTCACATCATTCAAGTCTTAGAGAAGCGACCCCCGCGGGTACGGCCTCTGAGTGAGGTCCGGGAAGAGATCCGTCGGAGTCTGGCCCGGCCGGAGGCCATCCGACGGGCCCGGGCCTTCGCCGAGGAACTGGCCCGGCAGGTGCAAACCGAGAAGGGCGTTTCACTGGCCCGACGGGCCCAGCCCCCGAAGGCCGTCTACGTCGAGACGGACTTTTTCGCCCCCAACGAGCTTCGGGCCGACGTGCCGGCCCCCATCCGGGACACCGTCTTCTCGCTCCGGACCCCCGGGGAGGTTCGGGGCCCGGTCGCCCTCGGCGAGGGGACCTATGCCATCGTGCAATGGACCGGGACGCTTCCCCCGACGCTTCCGCCCCTGACGGAAGTCCGGGACCGGGTCGCCGCCGACTGGAAGGAGGCTCAGAAGATGGCCCTTGCCCGGAAGGAGGCGGAGGAACTCTATCAGCGAGCCCTCAGCGAAAACGGAGACCTCAAGAAGGCCGCCGAAGGAGCGGCCCTCGAAGTCAAGGAGGCCGGCCCCTTCCCGGAGGCCGGTCCCGTCGGGGAGCTGGGTCAGGCGTCGGACCTGGTCCGGGCCGTCTTTCAAGCCCAGGCCGACACGGTCCTTCCGCCCATCGAGGTTCCCCACCGGGGCGTCGTCGTGGCGAAGGTCCTCGAGCGGAAGGCCTTCGACCCCAAGGACTTCGAGGCCCGCTACCATCAGGTCCGGGCCCAGGTCCTCCAGCAGAAGCGACAGGCCCTCCTGTTCAGCGTCCTGGAAGCCCTCAAGGCGAACGCCCGGGTCGAGACCCTCAAGGACGCCCGGGGCCGGGACCGGTTGGAGAGCCTGATGTGA
- the bshA_2 gene encoding N-acetyl-alpha-D-glucosaminyl L-malate synthase, which produces MRVLVLTSHIPFADGGELRRAYGLLQALREAGHTADLLILSQNRFGRTLLGYAAAALTDVGFGAGGPPDVVISLRFPCYVARHPRHVVWLCHRMREYDDLWDFYQARWSPAQRVKERLRRWIVRRLDRRALRRAANLWAISREVAGRLERGLGLQARVLYQPPPPRPYRTDRYGPFVLWVSRMTELKRPRLAVDAMVHVRSGLQLWMVGDGPDAETVHRYVRDRGLADRVRVLGPVTEEDLIRLYAECRGVLFTTWREDFGLVTVEAFASGKPVIVCNDGGGATELVHHGRNGYVVEPRPEVIARYLDRWGEDVRLAERQGEAARATVRDLQWPRVVETLLGR; this is translated from the coding sequence ATGCGCGTGCTGGTCCTGACGTCCCACATCCCCTTCGCCGACGGCGGCGAACTGCGGCGGGCCTACGGCCTGCTCCAGGCCCTCCGGGAAGCGGGCCATACGGCCGACCTCTTGATTCTTTCCCAGAACCGCTTTGGGCGGACGCTCCTCGGCTACGCCGCCGCCGCCCTGACGGACGTCGGCTTTGGCGCCGGGGGACCACCGGACGTCGTCATCTCGCTCCGCTTCCCCTGCTACGTGGCCCGCCATCCTCGGCACGTCGTGTGGCTGTGTCACCGCATGCGGGAGTACGACGACCTGTGGGACTTCTATCAAGCCCGGTGGTCGCCGGCCCAACGGGTCAAGGAACGGCTCCGGCGATGGATCGTCCGGCGTCTGGACCGTCGGGCCCTCCGGCGGGCGGCGAACCTATGGGCCATCTCCCGGGAGGTCGCCGGGCGCCTCGAACGGGGCCTGGGCCTCCAGGCCCGGGTCCTCTATCAGCCGCCGCCCCCCCGGCCGTACCGCACGGACCGGTACGGACCCTTTGTCCTCTGGGTCTCCCGGATGACCGAGCTGAAACGGCCCCGACTGGCCGTCGACGCCATGGTCCACGTCCGAAGCGGTCTCCAGCTCTGGATGGTCGGCGACGGACCCGACGCCGAGACCGTGCATCGGTACGTCCGAGACCGGGGCCTGGCAGACCGGGTCCGGGTCCTGGGCCCCGTCACCGAGGAAGACTTGATCCGGCTGTATGCCGAATGCCGGGGCGTTTTGTTCACGACATGGCGAGAAGACTTCGGCCTCGTGACGGTCGAGGCCTTTGCCTCGGGCAAACCCGTCATCGTCTGTAACGATGGCGGCGGGGCGACCGAACTCGTCCACCACGGCCGCAACGGATATGTCGTCGAGCCCAGGCCGGAGGTCATCGCCCGCTACCTGGACCGATGGGGCGAAGACGTCCGTCTGGCCGAGCGCCAGGGCGAAGCCGCCCGGGCGACCGTCCGGGACCTGCAGTGGCCCCGGGTCGTCGAGACCCTGTTGGGCCGATAG
- the vdcA gene encoding Diguanylate cyclase VdcA: MREPRRRALVFRLLTGWLQRVVLYLGFRPSGRDLWRTGAVFRVLLTAVAPLMIASGWVSMSGWDYIRLAAAAWAYAAFVWWVSPRAGVWLDGLNLLTDLTLFVLLLRASGGSESPLTILIYLWLVAMCVANLRERPGLNLAVLNGVALAALTLGAWGFPRLGPFLGFHGATVLLFDVVALGYIRQLQSSRLDALTRTLHRGAGLEKLQEWIRAGRSFRLAFVDLRGFKQVNDTYGHRVGDEVLQAVAGRLLNAFRSEDLVIRYGGDEFIVATAASDALDRLQRVFADPIRTSIGSLRVEGDVGLVEARAGEGLDGLLSRADAAMYQVRGTEH; this comes from the coding sequence GTGCGGGAGCCCCGCCGCCGAGCCCTGGTTTTCCGCCTCCTGACGGGATGGCTTCAGAGGGTGGTCCTATACCTGGGCTTCCGCCCCTCGGGCCGGGACCTCTGGCGAACGGGGGCGGTCTTCCGGGTCCTCCTGACGGCCGTCGCTCCCCTGATGATCGCCTCCGGCTGGGTCTCGATGAGCGGGTGGGACTATATCCGGCTGGCGGCGGCCGCCTGGGCGTACGCGGCCTTCGTCTGGTGGGTCAGCCCCCGGGCGGGCGTGTGGCTGGACGGACTGAACTTGCTGACCGACCTGACCCTCTTTGTCCTCCTCCTTCGGGCTTCGGGCGGGTCCGAGAGTCCCTTGACGATCCTCATCTACCTGTGGCTCGTGGCGATGTGCGTGGCCAACCTGCGGGAGCGGCCGGGCCTGAACCTGGCCGTGCTGAACGGGGTGGCCCTGGCGGCCCTGACCCTTGGAGCCTGGGGCTTTCCCCGCCTCGGACCCTTCCTGGGATTTCACGGCGCGACGGTCCTCTTGTTTGACGTCGTGGCCCTGGGCTACATCCGGCAACTCCAGTCGTCCCGCCTGGATGCCCTGACCCGGACGCTCCATCGGGGTGCCGGTCTGGAAAAACTCCAGGAGTGGATTCGAGCCGGCCGCTCTTTCCGGTTGGCCTTCGTGGATTTGCGTGGCTTTAAGCAGGTCAACGATACTTACGGTCACCGGGTCGGGGACGAGGTCTTGCAGGCCGTGGCCGGGCGTCTCCTGAATGCCTTTCGGTCGGAAGACCTCGTCATCCGCTACGGGGGCGACGAGTTCATCGTCGCCACGGCGGCTTCGGATGCGCTGGACCGCCTGCAACGGGTTTTCGCCGACCCCATCCGGACGTCCATCGGCTCTCTGCGGGTCGAGGGCGACGTCGGCCTCGTCGAGGCCCGTGCGGGAGAAGGCTTAGATGGCCTGTTGAGCCGGGCCGATGCGGCCATGTATCAGGTTCGGGGGACGGAGCATTGA
- the acdA_1 gene encoding Acyl-CoA dehydrogenase: MVDFDYTDVQRMIRDTVRTFAEREIRPFIREWDEHEVFPRDVFRKMAELGFLGVMVPERYGGAGYGYAEFVVVIEELARVEPGIALSVAAHNSLCTGHIYRFGNEAQRERYVVPLARGEKLGAWALTEPEAGSDAGGLQTQAVWDGSAWVLRGTKNFTTHGTVGDVYVVMAVTDREKGRKGGLTAFIVERGTPGLVPGRRESKLGMRTSDTASVILDDCRVPPENVIGEVGQGFPQVLQVLEGGRVGIGALAVGIAQGAFEAALRYAQERRQFGRPIAEFQAIQFMLADMATQIEAARLLVHRVAWLRDQGRATPKESSMAKLFASEVAVRVADMAVQIFGGYGFVKDYPVEKYYRDAKLCTIGEGTSEIQRIVIARQVLREIGFRLS, translated from the coding sequence ATGGTGGACTTCGACTACACTGACGTCCAGCGGATGATCCGGGACACGGTCCGGACATTCGCCGAGCGGGAAATCCGTCCCTTCATCCGAGAGTGGGACGAGCATGAGGTCTTTCCCCGGGACGTGTTCCGCAAGATGGCCGAGCTGGGCTTCCTGGGCGTGATGGTCCCGGAGCGGTATGGGGGCGCTGGCTACGGGTATGCGGAGTTTGTCGTCGTCATCGAGGAGTTGGCCCGGGTCGAGCCGGGCATCGCCCTCAGCGTGGCGGCCCACAACTCTCTGTGTACGGGCCACATCTATCGCTTCGGGAACGAGGCCCAGCGGGAGCGATACGTCGTTCCCCTGGCCCGGGGCGAGAAGCTGGGTGCCTGGGCGCTGACGGAGCCTGAAGCCGGAAGCGACGCCGGGGGCCTGCAGACGCAAGCCGTCTGGGACGGGTCGGCCTGGGTCCTTCGGGGAACGAAGAACTTTACGACCCATGGGACGGTCGGGGACGTCTACGTCGTCATGGCCGTCACAGACCGGGAAAAGGGCCGAAAGGGCGGCCTCACGGCCTTCATCGTCGAGCGGGGCACGCCGGGCTTGGTCCCCGGCCGGCGGGAGAGCAAGCTGGGGATGCGGACCAGCGACACGGCGTCGGTCATCCTCGACGACTGCCGGGTCCCGCCCGAAAACGTCATCGGCGAGGTCGGCCAGGGCTTCCCTCAGGTCCTGCAAGTCCTCGAGGGCGGTCGGGTCGGGATCGGGGCTTTGGCCGTCGGGATCGCCCAGGGCGCCTTCGAGGCGGCCCTGCGGTATGCCCAGGAGCGGCGTCAGTTCGGCCGACCCATCGCCGAATTCCAGGCCATCCAGTTCATGCTGGCCGACATGGCGACCCAGATCGAGGCGGCCCGGCTCTTGGTCCATCGGGTCGCCTGGCTCCGGGACCAGGGGCGGGCGACGCCGAAGGAGTCCTCGATGGCCAAGCTGTTTGCCTCGGAAGTCGCCGTGCGGGTCGCCGACATGGCCGTCCAGATTTTCGGCGGCTACGGCTTTGTGAAAGACTATCCCGTCGAGAAATACTATCGGGACGCCAAGCTGTGCACGATCGGGGAGGGGACGTCGGAGATTCAGCGGATCGTCATCGCCCGCCAGGTCCTCCGGGAAATCGGCTTCCGGCTTTCTTGA